A region of Lacinutrix sp. Hel_I_90 DNA encodes the following proteins:
- the rplL gene encoding 50S ribosomal protein L7/L12, producing the protein MADLKDFAEQLVNLTVKEVNELATILKDEYGIEPAAAAVVAGPAAGGGETEEAQTEFDVILKAAGSAKLAVVKLVKELTGLGLKEAKGLVDEAPSPIKEGVSKDEAEALKTQLEEAGAEVELK; encoded by the coding sequence ATGGCAGATTTAAAAGATTTCGCAGAACAGTTAGTTAACTTAACAGTAAAAGAAGTAAACGAGTTAGCAACTATATTAAAAGATGAATACGGTATTGAGCCTGCAGCAGCAGCTGTAGTAGCGGGACCAGCCGCTGGCGGTGGGGAAACTGAAGAAGCTCAAACTGAATTTGATGTTATCTTAAAAGCGGCAGGTAGCGCTAAGTTAGCTGTTGTAAAATTAGTTAAGGAATTAACTGGTTTAGGATTAAAAGAAGCAAAAGGTTTAGTTGATGAAGCGCCAAGCCCAATCAAAGAAGGTGTTTCTAAAGATGAAGCAGAAGCTCTAAAAACTCAGTTAGAAGAGGCAGGAGCAGAGGTAGAGCTTAAGTAA
- the rplA gene encoding 50S ribosomal protein L1, with the protein MAKITKKRKEVVAKLEKDKVYSLQEASALIKEISNVKFDASVDLAVRLGVDPRKANQMVRGVVSLPHGTGKDVKVLALVTPDKEAEAKEAGADYVGLDEYLDKIKGGWTDVDVIITMPSVMGKLGPLGRVLGPRGLMPNPKTGTVTMDVAKAVTEVKAGKIDFKVDKTGIVHASIGKASFSADKIEGNANELLTTLMKLKPTASKGVYVKSIYMSSTMSPSIAIDTKIG; encoded by the coding sequence ATGGCAAAAATAACAAAGAAACGTAAAGAAGTAGTAGCTAAATTGGAAAAGGATAAAGTATATTCTTTACAAGAAGCTTCGGCTTTAATAAAAGAAATATCGAATGTTAAGTTTGATGCTTCAGTAGATTTAGCTGTACGCTTAGGAGTTGATCCTAGAAAAGCAAACCAAATGGTAAGAGGTGTAGTATCGCTTCCACATGGTACAGGTAAAGATGTTAAAGTATTAGCATTAGTAACTCCAGACAAAGAAGCAGAAGCTAAAGAAGCTGGTGCAGATTACGTTGGTTTAGATGAATACCTTGATAAAATCAAAGGTGGTTGGACAGACGTAGACGTAATTATCACAATGCCAAGTGTTATGGGTAAATTAGGTCCTTTAGGACGTGTATTAGGTCCTCGTGGTTTAATGCCTAACCCAAAGACTGGTACAGTTACTATGGACGTTGCTAAAGCGGTAACAGAAGTGAAAGCTGGTAAAATTGACTTTAAAGTTGATAAAACTGGTATTGTTCACGCATCAATTGGTAAAGCATCTTTTAGTGCTGACAAAATTGAAGGTAACGCAAACGAATTATTAACAACATTAATGAAACTGAAACCAACTGCGTCTAAGGGAGTTTATGTAAAAAGCATTTATATGTCTTCTACAATGAGTCCAAGTATAGCAATTGATACTAAAATCGGTTAG
- the secE gene encoding preprotein translocase subunit SecE codes for MAGIVNYIKESFGELKNNVTWTPWAEVQKLTILVAVFSIIFSLAIWGVDTVFSKVIEFYFEKING; via the coding sequence ATGGCTGGAATAGTAAATTACATTAAAGAATCATTCGGTGAGTTGAAAAACAACGTGACATGGACGCCTTGGGCAGAAGTACAAAAGTTAACCATTTTAGTTGCTGTGTTTTCAATTATATTCTCTTTAGCAATTTGGGGAGTAGACACTGTTTTCAGTAAAGTTATTGAGTTTTATTTTGAAAAAATAAACGGTTAA
- the rplK gene encoding 50S ribosomal protein L11 — translation MAKELGKVVKLQVRGGAANPSPPVGPALGAAGVNIMEFCKQFNARTQDKAGKVLPVVISVYKDKSFDFVIKTPPAAVQLLEAAKVKKGSGEPHVRKIAKVSWDQIKTIAEDKMVDLNAFTIDAAMKMIAGTARSMGITVKGGQGPN, via the coding sequence ATGGCAAAAGAATTAGGTAAAGTAGTTAAGTTACAAGTAAGGGGAGGTGCAGCGAATCCGTCGCCACCGGTTGGACCCGCTTTAGGTGCTGCTGGAGTTAATATCATGGAGTTCTGTAAGCAGTTTAATGCTAGAACACAAGATAAAGCTGGGAAGGTATTACCAGTTGTTATTTCAGTTTATAAAGACAAATCATTTGACTTTGTAATCAAAACGCCTCCAGCTGCGGTACAATTATTAGAAGCGGCCAAAGTGAAAAAAGGATCAGGTGAACCTCACGTACGTAAGATAGCAAAAGTCTCTTGGGATCAAATCAAGACGATTGCAGAAGACAAAATGGTAGATTTAAATGCATTTACAATTGATGCTGCAATGAAAATGATTGCTGGAACTGCAAGATCTATGGGTATAACTGTTAAAGGTGGTCAAGGACCTAATTAA
- the rplJ gene encoding 50S ribosomal protein L10 yields the protein MTREEKSQVIKELTAQLADNANIYLADISGLNAGNTSDLRRACFRANVKLSVVKNTLLEKAMEASDRDFGDLPSTLKGNTSVMYSETGNAPAKVIKAFRKKSEKPLLKGAFIEETVYIGDDQLDMLVEIKSREELIGDIVGLLQSPAKNVISALKSSGGKLSGILKTLSQKEG from the coding sequence ATGACAAGAGAAGAAAAATCACAAGTTATTAAAGAATTAACTGCACAGTTGGCCGATAATGCTAATATTTATTTAGCTGATATATCAGGTTTAAATGCAGGAAATACTTCAGATTTGCGTCGTGCTTGTTTTAGAGCAAACGTAAAGTTATCTGTAGTAAAAAATACATTACTTGAAAAAGCAATGGAAGCTTCAGATAGAGATTTTGGAGACTTACCATCAACACTTAAAGGTAATACTTCGGTAATGTATTCTGAAACTGGAAATGCTCCAGCTAAGGTAATCAAAGCCTTCCGTAAAAAGTCTGAAAAGCCTTTATTAAAAGGTGCTTTCATAGAGGAAACGGTTTACATTGGAGACGATCAACTAGACATGTTGGTTGAGATTAAATCAAGAGAAGAATTAATTGGAGATATTGTTGGATTATTACAATCTCCTGCGAAGAACGTTATTTCTGCACTTAAATCAAGTGGCGGAAAACTTTCAGGAATTCTTAAAACATTATCTCAAAAAGAGGGATAA
- the nusG gene encoding transcription termination/antitermination protein NusG: MAEVGEKKWYVVRAVSGQENKIKTYIENEIARLGLQDYVEQVLVPTENVVQIRNGKKVNKEKVYFSGYIMIKANLTGEVPHIIRSITNVIGFLGATKGGDPLPLRQSEVNRMLGKVDELTVDGDSNVAIPFTKGETVKVIDGPFNGFDGTIENINEEKRKLEVMVKIFGRKTPLELSYMQVEKI; the protein is encoded by the coding sequence ATGGCTGAAGTTGGAGAAAAAAAATGGTACGTAGTAAGAGCAGTAAGTGGTCAAGAGAATAAGATTAAAACTTATATCGAGAATGAAATTGCTCGATTGGGGTTGCAAGATTATGTTGAACAGGTTTTAGTGCCTACTGAAAATGTAGTACAGATTCGTAACGGTAAAAAAGTAAATAAAGAAAAAGTTTATTTCAGCGGTTACATTATGATAAAAGCCAATTTAACTGGAGAAGTGCCCCATATTATTAGATCAATTACCAATGTTATTGGTTTTTTAGGGGCAACAAAAGGAGGAGACCCTTTACCGTTAAGACAATCTGAAGTAAACAGAATGTTAGGTAAGGTAGATGAATTAACGGTAGATGGTGACTCAAATGTGGCGATACCTTTTACTAAAGGAGAAACTGTTAAAGTAATTGATGGTCCTTTTAATGGATTTGATGGTACTATTGAAAATATAAATGAAGAAAAACGCAAGCTTGAAGTAATGGTTAAGATTTTTGGAAGAAAAACACCATTAGAGTTAAGTTATATGCAAGTTGAAAAAATATAA